Proteins co-encoded in one endosymbiont 'TC1' of Trimyema compressum genomic window:
- a CDS encoding ATP-binding cassette domain-containing protein, translated as MIEMNNIAKSFAGKSVLSNVTYEVKEQEIFGLIGPSSSGKTTIINILHISLIGIRVTIKLEPLLLK; from the coding sequence ATGATAGAAATGAATAATATTGCTAAAAGCTTTGCTGGGAAATCTGTGTTGTCCAATGTAACCTATGAGGTGAAAGAACAGGAAATTTTTGGCTTAATTGGACCCTCTAGTTCAGGTAAAACCACTATTATCAATATTCTTCACATCAGCTTAATAGGGATAAGGGTAACTATAAAATTGGAGCCTCTCCTTTTGAAATAG
- the recF gene encoding DNA replication/repair protein RecF (All proteins in this family for which functions are known are DNA-binding proteins that assist the filamentation of RecA onto DNA for the initiation of recombination or recombinational repair.) codes for MILNNIKLENFTNYDSVQCNLDECINIFIGDNGQGKSNLLDSIYYVATENSARNNKDRDLILWGRDYFKISASFLNKFGSNNIEISYDKKKKDGKKSLFLNHYEIEKLKDYIGYFSAVFFSPEDLYIVKGDPILRRKYMDDELIQTENKYFIYINQYKKILEQRNSLLKEAYRRQNLLNSMDVWEEQLSKYGTVILKSRIDMVHHLKNMAGEIHNYLTDGEETLDVIYKSKLPISLLETGQLASFQSLYFNQLKESRMKDLEKGYTLIGPHRDDLNLMINGTSARKFGSQGQQRTAALSLKIAEVKLIKSKKGEYPILLLDDVLSELDKKRKNKLFLSLEKDIQTVITSTDLNDIDTLIREKAKIIEIKKGTLKER; via the coding sequence ATGATTTTAAATAATATAAAACTAGAAAATTTTACCAATTATGATTCTGTTCAGTGTAATCTAGATGAGTGTATTAATATTTTCATTGGCGATAATGGACAGGGGAAAAGTAATTTACTAGATAGTATTTACTATGTGGCCACTGAAAATTCAGCTAGAAATAATAAAGATCGAGATTTAATACTTTGGGGCAGAGATTATTTTAAAATTTCTGCTTCTTTTTTGAACAAATTTGGTTCCAATAATATTGAAATTAGTTATGATAAAAAGAAAAAAGATGGTAAAAAATCACTTTTTTTAAATCATTATGAAATAGAAAAATTAAAAGACTATATAGGTTATTTTAGTGCTGTTTTTTTCTCTCCTGAGGATTTATATATAGTTAAAGGAGACCCAATTCTGAGAAGAAAATATATGGATGATGAATTAATTCAAACCGAAAATAAGTATTTTATTTATATTAATCAATATAAGAAAATTCTAGAACAGAGAAATTCTTTACTTAAGGAAGCTTATAGAAGGCAGAATCTATTAAATTCTATGGATGTTTGGGAAGAACAGTTAAGTAAATATGGCACAGTTATTTTAAAAAGTAGAATAGATATGGTTCATCATTTGAAAAATATGGCTGGGGAAATTCATAATTATTTAACGGATGGTGAGGAAACTTTAGATGTTATTTATAAATCAAAATTACCTATATCCTTATTAGAAACAGGACAGCTTGCTTCTTTTCAATCTTTGTATTTTAATCAATTAAAAGAATCTAGAATGAAGGATTTAGAAAAGGGATATACATTAATAGGACCCCACAGAGATGATTTAAATTTAATGATAAATGGTACTTCTGCTAGAAAATTTGGTTCTCAGGGACAGCAAAGAACTGCAGCTTTAAGTCTAAAAATAGCTGAAGTTAAATTAATAAAAAGCAAGAAAGGTGAATATCCAATTTTACTTTTAGATGATGTATTATCAGAATTGGATAAAAAGAGAAAAAACAAATTATTTTTAAGCTTAGAAAAAGATATTCAAACAGTTATTACATCTACTGATTTAAATGATATAGATACTTTAATAAGAGAAAAAGCGAAAATAATTGAAATTAAAAAAGGAACACTTAAAGAAAGGTAG
- the dnaN gene encoding DNA polymerase III subunit beta: MKFVINQKDLVQQLNIVNKGISNNNIQPILSGIYIETTTYNTLILRGTDMELGIECQLDITVEEPGKIVIPSKYFVEMMKKLPAIDLYFTTGENKQLKIDYGASELKLNFYDGEEYPAIHDFIGNIIFTMKGEDLNKGIQRVQVAVSNDSNRPIFTGVLLEIKENRIHFVSSDTHRLCHTSMALDLDNIENTEVIVPAKSLKEIASIINPEDNVEIHLTDNRILFKIENRKIVSRLIEGKFVNYSQVIPSQFGIELKIMRRSFLETLDRAFLLTRDELKSKLNTVKLNIEENKLIVSCKSSEIGDIYEEIPIYSNGGDLELGFNAKYLIEVLRALDTEEVVVKLSTPQNPGIIEPISDTEDVLYLILPVRLQ; encoded by the coding sequence ATGAAGTTTGTCATTAATCAAAAAGATTTGGTTCAACAATTAAATATTGTCAATAAAGGAATTTCAAATAATAATATTCAGCCAATACTAAGTGGTATTTACATAGAAACTACAACTTACAATACATTAATTCTAAGAGGAACAGATATGGAACTCGGCATTGAATGCCAGTTAGATATTACTGTAGAGGAACCCGGCAAAATTGTAATTCCTTCAAAGTATTTTGTTGAAATGATGAAAAAATTACCTGCAATTGATTTGTATTTTACAACAGGTGAGAATAAACAATTGAAAATTGATTATGGTGCATCAGAATTAAAATTAAATTTTTATGATGGGGAAGAATATCCTGCTATTCATGATTTTATTGGCAATATTATTTTTACAATGAAAGGTGAAGATTTAAATAAAGGTATTCAAAGAGTTCAAGTTGCAGTATCAAATGATTCAAATCGCCCAATTTTTACAGGTGTTTTACTTGAAATAAAAGAAAATAGAATTCACTTTGTATCCTCAGATACTCATAGACTTTGTCATACATCAATGGCACTAGATTTGGATAATATTGAGAATACTGAAGTTATTGTACCAGCAAAATCTTTAAAAGAAATTGCCAGCATTATTAATCCAGAAGACAATGTAGAAATTCATTTAACGGATAATAGAATTTTATTTAAAATTGAAAATAGAAAAATTGTATCTAGACTAATTGAAGGTAAGTTTGTTAACTATAGCCAAGTAATACCTAGTCAGTTTGGTATTGAATTAAAAATTATGAGAAGAAGTTTCCTTGAAACTTTAGATAGAGCTTTTCTCTTAACAAGAGATGAATTAAAATCAAAGCTAAATACAGTTAAATTAAATATTGAGGAAAATAAATTAATTGTTTCTTGTAAATCCTCTGAAATTGGAGACATTTATGAAGAAATTCCTATTTATTCAAATGGTGGAGATTTGGAATTAGGATTTAATGCCAAATATTTAATAGAGGTATTAAGAGCCCTTGATACAGAAGAAGTTGTTGTTAAATTAAGCACACCTCAAAATCCAGGTATTATTGAGCCGATCAGTGATACAGAAGACGTTCTCTATTTAATTTTACCAGTGAGACTACAATAA
- a CDS encoding ATP-binding cassette domain-containing protein: MVFLRKKSLEALQSVGLEEVSKKAVHTLSKGMRQRLALARATLHEPKILFFDEPTSGLDPTTARGIHKLIQNLRKKGATIFLTTHNMEEAANLCDKVALLHNGRIIERGAPYEICKRHNAIKTVPDLESVFIKLTGVEIE; the protein is encoded by the coding sequence ATGGTATTTCTCAGAAAAAAATCACTTGAAGCACTGCAAAGTGTTGGACTTGAAGAGGTATCAAAGAAAGCTGTTCACACATTATCTAAAGGTATGCGTCAACGGCTGGCATTAGCAAGAGCAACTTTACATGAACCTAAAATCTTGTTTTTTGACGAGCCAACAAGTGGTCTTGATCCTACAACAGCTCGTGGTATTCATAAACTGATACAGAATTTGCGCAAAAAAGGAGCAACTATATTTCTAACGACTCACAATATGGAAGAAGCTGCTAACCTTTGCGACAAGGTAGCACTTTTACATAATGGCAGAATTATTGAGCGAGGAGCACCATATGAAATATGCAAACGACACAATGCTATAAAAACGGTGCCAGATCTAGAGTCGGTTTTCATTAAACTGACAGGAGTTGAAATAGAATGA
- a CDS encoding cyclic nucleotide-binding domain-containing protein, producing MLEEVLVFWKNLSEKEKATINNNTTLLNYKKGESIHSPLNECTGFIVVQKGILRVYILSEEGKEITLFRVNKARYVFYRHLAC from the coding sequence ATGTTAGAAGAAGTTCTCGTATTTTGGAAAAATCTTTCTGAAAAAGAAAAAGCTACTATTAATAATAATACGACTCTTTTAAATTATAAAAAAGGAGAAAGTATTCACAGCCCCTTAAATGAGTGTACTGGCTTTATAGTTGTTCAAAAAGGAATACTAAGAGTATATATATTGTCTGAAGAAGGAAAAGAGATTACTTTATTTAGGGTCAATAAAGCGAGGTATGTGTTTTATCGGCATCTTGCTTGTTAA
- a CDS encoding InlB B-repeat-containing protein — translation MLLTHSGHSFAGWHKEATLENKWDFDNDVVNTDITLHAKWLPTENQENSGTISSENNNEKNQGSSANNLIKSKSSINLAKTGNNNILVSSMTSLLFGLVIVIVGLNSFRKKEIITNRI, via the coding sequence ATGCTCCTTACTCACAGCGGGCATAGTTTTGCTGGATGGCATAAAGAAGCAACTCTTGAAAATAAATGGGACTTTGATAATGATGTTGTTAATACTGATATAACGCTTCATGCAAAATGGCTTCCAACTGAAAATCAAGAAAATAGTGGAACAATATCTTCAGAGAATAACAATGAAAAAAATCAAGGTTCTTCTGCAAATAATTTAATTAAATCAAAATCTTCAATCAATTTAGCCAAAACAGGTAATAATAATATTTTAGTAAGTAGTATGACATCATTATTATTTGGTCTTGTTATTGTAATAGTTGGATTAAATAGTTTCAGAAAAAAAGAGATCATAACAAATAGAATATAA
- a CDS encoding HAMP domain-containing sensor histidine kinase has protein sequence MNYKKESLDREAYYIVSSASEMTLKEGQSLLEDFAVRNNNSVMITDNYNNIISMFGSKIPINLRMASSDVGDIQKEIYGSKNPNNYTYLVKIPVVFKNGNYVVYFSTHLQPVEEVSKVLYLFIPYIFLGTLLISSIIAIIYSKMITIPLIKLNAIASKMANLDFTVKNNVKTPDELGQLGMSFNMLSDNLHKTMTELEEANSELKDDIRREKIKEEKRRTFIAIMSHELKSPITAVKGQLEGMINNIGAYKNRDKYLKRSYNLMEEMDTLVREILISSKLENPGFEKKPQSINLSELISKSVEQANYLMEEKSLTYALDVGENIMIEGDQSLLKKAFNNIVINGFKYANRDSIIAIELYHKNDKIIFNVYNDSDPLSDEDIKEEKLFNAFYRGEKSRNRETGGSGMGLYIVGQILSLHNFSYKIENINNGILFTVEIPNDKKK, from the coding sequence TTGAATTATAAAAAAGAATCATTAGATAGAGAGGCTTACTATATTGTTTCTTCAGCCAGTGAGATGACTTTAAAAGAAGGTCAATCTTTACTGGAAGATTTTGCTGTCCGCAATAATAATTCAGTAATGATTACAGATAATTACAATAACATAATTAGTATGTTTGGTTCAAAAATACCTATTAATTTAAGAATGGCAAGTTCTGATGTAGGTGATATTCAAAAAGAAATATATGGTAGTAAAAATCCCAATAATTATACTTATTTAGTAAAAATTCCTGTTGTATTTAAAAATGGAAATTATGTGGTTTATTTTTCCACCCACTTACAGCCAGTAGAGGAAGTATCTAAAGTTCTATATCTATTTATACCTTATATATTTTTAGGAACTCTTTTAATATCTTCAATAATAGCTATTATTTATTCTAAAATGATTACTATACCTTTAATTAAATTAAATGCTATTGCTAGTAAAATGGCTAACTTAGATTTTACTGTAAAAAACAATGTGAAAACACCAGATGAATTAGGGCAATTAGGTATGAGTTTTAATATGCTTTCAGATAATTTACATAAAACAATGACGGAGTTGGAAGAAGCCAATAGTGAATTAAAAGATGATATTAGAAGAGAAAAAATAAAAGAAGAGAAAAGAAGAACTTTTATTGCTATTATGTCTCATGAATTAAAATCCCCGATTACTGCTGTTAAAGGCCAGCTTGAAGGTATGATAAATAATATTGGAGCCTATAAAAACAGAGATAAATATTTAAAAAGATCCTATAATCTAATGGAAGAAATGGATACTTTAGTTAGAGAAATATTAATTTCATCAAAGCTTGAAAATCCAGGTTTTGAAAAGAAGCCACAATCAATTAATTTATCAGAATTAATTTCAAAATCCGTTGAACAAGCCAACTATCTTATGGAAGAAAAATCTTTAACTTATGCATTAGATGTTGGAGAAAATATTATGATTGAAGGAGATCAGTCCCTTCTAAAAAAAGCATTTAATAATATTGTCATAAATGGTTTTAAATATGCTAATAGGGATAGTATAATAGCTATAGAGTTATATCATAAAAATGATAAAATAATATTCAATGTCTACAATGATAGTGACCCATTAAGTGATGAAGATATTAAAGAAGAAAAGCTATTTAATGCTTTTTATAGAGGTGAAAAGTCAAGAAATAGAGAAACCGGTGGGAGCGGTATGGGTCTTTATATTGTTGGACAAATTCTTTCACTACATAACTTTAGCTATAAAATAGAAAACATTAATAATGGTATTCTATTTACTGTAGAAATACCTAATGATAAAAAGAAGTAA
- the recJ gene encoding single-stranded-DNA-specific exonuclease RecJ → MAYICEICGEQVEDELICSCVIESKKEALKNRKKKYLLINSNGEDLITALLKARQIDEDSQKFIEGKIDGLLNNTFLNEEKAISIILDYLENKKKIGIYGDYDADGITGIAVAISILRKLGGDVTYYVNNRFTEGFGIGPTGVEALKKENVDLIITVDNGIAGIEGVGKANELGMTVIVTDHHEPNDILPNALIVDPKQDGCTYPNKEITGVGVIFKILLRVCEKLDRKNLALKQLDLVALGTVADLGALVGENRVIVKNGLMLWNWDKCRLNLKFLKDKLNLKRTVTSYDLGFIYGPILNAESRLYGKPEKAVEWLITENPKKMESLCSDLVKMNEERKSNLEKQLVISDSLVDPTKDFFFIYDSCIEEGLAGLIASRIMDTYKRPTIVLKKDSNNNVKGSGRSFEPFNLKEALDNVKSFLLSYGGHALACGITLDESQLVVVKNILETKGLQFFKDKDIVDEVIIDGSLGTHHLTESFIDLLEQLEPFGMGFKRPSFIMKDIPVRDLLILKEKHSKFSYNNINFIAFNKILERNNDYHFIGYPKWNIYNGRKKIQFVIHHVLDKETEICELETSTE, encoded by the coding sequence ATGGCATATATTTGTGAAATTTGCGGAGAACAAGTAGAGGATGAATTAATTTGTTCTTGTGTAATTGAAAGTAAAAAAGAAGCATTAAAAAATAGAAAAAAGAAATATCTTTTAATAAATAGTAATGGTGAAGATTTAATAACAGCCCTTTTAAAAGCTAGACAAATAGATGAAGATAGTCAAAAATTTATAGAAGGCAAAATTGATGGTTTACTAAATAATACTTTTTTAAATGAAGAAAAAGCTATCTCCATTATTTTAGATTATTTAGAAAATAAGAAAAAAATAGGTATTTACGGAGATTATGATGCAGATGGTATAACAGGCATTGCTGTAGCTATTTCTATTTTAAGAAAATTAGGTGGAGATGTTACTTATTATGTTAATAATCGTTTTACAGAAGGTTTTGGAATTGGACCTACTGGCGTAGAAGCTTTAAAAAAAGAAAATGTAGATTTAATTATTACTGTGGATAATGGTATTGCAGGTATAGAAGGTGTTGGTAAAGCTAATGAATTAGGAATGACTGTTATTGTTACGGATCATCATGAGCCAAATGATATATTGCCAAATGCTTTAATTGTAGATCCTAAACAAGATGGCTGTACTTATCCCAATAAAGAAATTACAGGTGTTGGTGTTATCTTTAAAATACTTCTTAGAGTTTGCGAAAAATTAGATAGAAAAAATTTAGCATTAAAGCAACTGGATTTAGTGGCTTTAGGAACGGTAGCAGATTTAGGCGCTTTAGTTGGAGAAAACAGAGTTATAGTTAAAAATGGACTAATGTTATGGAATTGGGATAAATGTCGTTTGAATTTAAAGTTTTTAAAAGATAAGCTTAATTTAAAAAGAACAGTAACTAGTTATGATTTAGGTTTTATTTATGGCCCAATTTTAAATGCTGAAAGCAGACTATATGGCAAACCTGAAAAAGCAGTAGAATGGTTAATTACTGAAAATCCAAAAAAAATGGAATCCTTATGCAGTGACTTAGTTAAAATGAATGAAGAAAGAAAATCCAATTTAGAAAAGCAATTAGTTATTAGTGATAGCCTTGTTGATCCAACAAAGGACTTTTTCTTTATTTATGATAGTTGCATTGAAGAAGGTTTAGCTGGCTTAATAGCTAGTAGAATTATGGATACTTATAAAAGACCAACCATTGTTTTAAAAAAAGATAGCAATAATAATGTTAAAGGATCAGGAAGATCTTTTGAACCTTTTAATTTAAAAGAGGCTTTAGATAATGTAAAATCTTTTCTTTTAAGTTATGGTGGACACGCTTTAGCCTGTGGTATTACATTAGATGAAAGCCAACTGGTAGTTGTAAAAAATATACTTGAGACTAAGGGATTACAGTTTTTTAAAGATAAAGATATAGTTGATGAGGTAATTATTGATGGCTCATTGGGAACCCATCATTTAACAGAGTCTTTTATTGATTTACTAGAGCAACTAGAACCTTTTGGTATGGGTTTTAAAAGACCTTCATTTATTATGAAAGATATACCTGTTAGAGATTTACTTATCTTAAAGGAAAAGCATAGTAAATTCAGCTATAATAATATTAATTTTATTGCATTTAATAAAATTTTAGAGAGAAATAATGACTATCATTTTATTGGCTATCCTAAATGGAATATCTATAATGGTAGAAAAAAAATCCAATTTGTTATTCATCATGTTTTAGATAAGGAGACGGAAATTTGCGAGTTAGAAACATCAACGGAATAG
- a CDS encoding Crp/Fnr family transcriptional regulator has product MFLLEEIGNSDSLTIYFTHEQIAKNIGSAREVVTRTLKEFLKKGLVELHRGRVKILDVEQLQNLVNNY; this is encoded by the coding sequence ATGTTTCTACTAGAAGAAATAGGTAATAGTGATTCATTAACTATTTATTTTACTCATGAGCAAATTGCTAAAAATATAGGTAGTGCTCGTGAGGTTGTCACGCGAACATTAAAAGAATTTTTAAAAAAGGGCTTAGTCGAATTACATAGAGGGCGGGTTAAAATACTCGATGTTGAACAATTACAAAATTTAGTTAATAATTATTAA
- the dnaA gene encoding chromosomal replication initiator protein DnaA encodes MSLESINTQFLKLLRKNVKNDSTYNAWFKDATIISINTTNAVIAVPNSFTKKLLMKTYFELINNTINSLCNSILSVDFVENQSDVYNSIINKSTKKPKEANLSTNNLNPKYTFEGFIIGENNRFAHAACLAAAETPAKIYNPIFIYGGVGLGKTHLMHAMGHHYLSSNSKANVLYVSTETFTNELINAIQKGKIDAFRDKYRNIDFLLIDDIQFLENKEKTQDEFFHTFNTLKDANKQIVISSDEAPNKLKIEERLTSRFAWGLLTDISQPDFETRVAILKKKASLDDIELPEETYHLIAQKITSNIRELEGALLRVDAYVTLNNMQRDDITEEFIQSILKDIANNQIHMRITDDTIKKTVATFYGIREEDLNSKRRSRNIAFPRQIAMYLIRELTELSLPKIGKCFGGKDHTTVIHACDKIAISMATNPEVKQVVNQIKESLETGKF; translated from the coding sequence ATGTCCCTTGAGTCAATTAATACACAATTTCTTAAATTACTTAGAAAAAATGTGAAAAATGACAGCACATATAATGCTTGGTTTAAAGATGCAACTATCATTAGCATCAATACAACTAACGCTGTTATAGCAGTTCCCAACAGTTTTACTAAAAAACTTTTAATGAAAACTTATTTTGAACTTATCAATAATACTATCAATAGTTTATGCAATAGTATCTTATCTGTTGATTTTGTGGAAAACCAATCAGATGTATACAATTCAATCATTAATAAAAGTACTAAAAAACCCAAAGAAGCAAACTTATCCACTAATAACCTTAATCCTAAATACACTTTTGAAGGATTTATAATTGGCGAAAATAACCGTTTTGCCCATGCTGCTTGTTTAGCTGCAGCTGAAACGCCTGCTAAAATTTATAACCCTATTTTTATTTACGGAGGAGTTGGATTAGGTAAAACCCACTTAATGCATGCTATGGGTCACCACTATTTATCATCAAATTCAAAAGCTAATGTGCTTTATGTCTCAACAGAAACATTTACTAATGAATTAATTAATGCTATTCAAAAGGGTAAAATTGACGCATTTAGAGATAAATACAGAAATATTGATTTCTTATTAATTGATGACATTCAATTTTTAGAAAATAAGGAAAAAACTCAAGATGAGTTTTTCCATACTTTTAATACGTTAAAAGATGCTAATAAGCAAATAGTAATTAGCAGTGATGAAGCTCCTAATAAATTGAAAATAGAAGAAAGATTAACTTCTCGTTTCGCTTGGGGTTTACTCACAGATATCAGTCAACCTGATTTTGAAACTAGAGTAGCTATTCTAAAAAAGAAAGCCTCCCTTGATGATATTGAATTACCAGAGGAAACTTACCATTTGATTGCTCAAAAAATCACATCTAACATTAGAGAATTAGAAGGCGCATTGCTCAGAGTTGACGCTTATGTTACATTAAATAACATGCAACGGGATGATATTACAGAAGAATTTATTCAAAGTATTTTAAAAGATATTGCCAATAATCAAATACATATGCGTATTACAGATGATACAATAAAAAAAACAGTTGCAACTTTTTATGGCATTCGTGAAGAGGATTTAAATTCTAAGCGACGTTCTAGAAATATTGCTTTTCCAAGACAAATTGCTATGTATTTAATCAGAGAATTAACAGAATTATCCCTACCTAAAATTGGCAAATGTTTTGGAGGTAAAGATCATACAACAGTAATACATGCTTGTGATAAAATTGCCATTTCAATGGCTACAAATCCAGAAGTAAAACAAGTAGTAAATCAAATTAAGGAGTCACTAGAAACTGGCAAATTTTAA
- the trxA gene encoding thioredoxin, whose product MPLTVTKENFDLEVIKSEKPVLIDFWAAWCGPCKMISPIIDEIAKENSDIKVVKINVDKESELAASFQIMSIPTLAVVKEGQIVNRVSGVRPKEAILEMLK is encoded by the coding sequence ATGCCACTAACAGTAACAAAAGAAAATTTTGATTTAGAAGTTATAAAATCTGAAAAACCGGTGCTTATAGATTTTTGGGCAGCATGGTGTGGTCCATGTAAAATGATTTCCCCTATTATTGATGAAATTGCAAAAGAAAATAGCGATATTAAAGTTGTAAAAATAAATGTAGATAAGGAATCAGAATTAGCTGCTTCTTTTCAGATAATGAGTATCCCAACTTTAGCAGTAGTGAAAGAAGGGCAAATAGTAAACCGTGTTTCAGGTGTTCGGCCTAAAGAGGCTATTTTGGAAATGCTAAAATAA
- the trmB gene encoding tRNA (guanosine(46)-N7)-methyltransferase TrmB: MRVRNINGIEEKIETFGGERFIKDGTVYKGQWHEYFGNNNPIYIEIGCGKGQFIDAMSCYYKNINFIAIERVEEILYKAVIKLKNQKNLCFLLMDGSLLSDIFTENEVQRIYLNFSDPWPKKRHAKRRLTSPLFLKEYYNVLDRGSDIHFKTDNKNLFDYSIEIFKEENWQLNNVDYDYHKKEGAMDFPTEYENKFRIKGQPIFRLEAIRPQTKNTEN, translated from the coding sequence TTGCGAGTTAGAAACATCAACGGAATAGAAGAAAAAATAGAAACCTTTGGCGGAGAGCGTTTTATTAAAGATGGTACAGTATATAAAGGTCAATGGCATGAATATTTTGGCAATAATAATCCTATATATATTGAAATTGGTTGTGGAAAAGGTCAATTTATTGATGCTATGTCTTGTTATTATAAAAATATTAATTTTATTGCTATTGAAAGAGTGGAAGAAATTTTATATAAAGCTGTTATAAAATTGAAAAATCAGAAAAATTTATGTTTTCTATTAATGGATGGTTCTTTATTAAGTGATATTTTTACAGAAAATGAAGTACAGAGAATTTATTTAAATTTTTCAGATCCCTGGCCTAAAAAAAGACATGCTAAAAGACGCTTAACTTCTCCTCTTTTTTTAAAAGAATATTATAATGTTTTAGACAGGGGGAGTGATATTCATTTTAAGACGGATAATAAAAATTTATTTGATTATAGTATAGAGATATTTAAAGAAGAAAATTGGCAACTTAATAATGTAGATTATGACTATCATAAAAAAGAAGGTGCTATGGATTTTCCAACAGAATATGAAAATAAATTTAGAATAAAAGGACAGCCTATTTTTAGATTAGAAGCTATTCGGCCTCAAACAAAAAACACAGAGAATTAA
- a CDS encoding response regulator transcription factor produces MADNILVVEDDKDIQEIIVEILRDKGYSVDLADNGREGFTAYQNKEYDLIIMDVMMPEVDGYQIAKLIRNKNKEIPILMLTALEEEYDQLKAFEIGIDDYVTKPFSFNILLKRVEAILRRTKGVSSNSYSKEGLFVDFDGYSVTVDGEEVELTTKEFEILSILIKNKGKVLSREKLLDDIWGYDFYGDTRVIDTHIKNIRRKIKLDFIKTLKGVGYKFED; encoded by the coding sequence ATGGCGGATAATATATTAGTTGTTGAAGATGATAAAGATATTCAAGAAATAATTGTAGAAATATTGAGAGATAAGGGATATAGTGTAGACTTAGCTGATAATGGTAGAGAAGGGTTTACTGCTTATCAAAATAAGGAATATGATTTAATTATTATGGATGTTATGATGCCAGAAGTAGATGGCTATCAGATAGCCAAGCTCATTAGAAATAAAAATAAAGAAATTCCAATTTTAATGCTAACTGCATTAGAAGAAGAATATGATCAGTTAAAAGCTTTTGAAATTGGTATTGATGACTATGTTACTAAACCATTTTCTTTTAATATACTCCTTAAGAGAGTAGAGGCTATTTTAAGAAGAACTAAAGGTGTTTCGAGTAATAGTTATTCAAAAGAGGGCTTATTTGTAGATTTTGATGGTTATTCAGTAACAGTTGATGGTGAAGAAGTTGAATTAACAACTAAAGAGTTTGAAATCTTATCTATTTTAATTAAAAATAAAGGTAAGGTATTGTCTAGGGAAAAATTATTAGATGATATTTGGGGATATGATTTTTATGGAGATACTCGTGTAATTGATACACATATTAAGAACATTAGAAGAAAAATTAAATTGGATTTTATTAAAACATTGAAAGGAGTAGGCTATAAATTTGAAGATTAG